In Zea mays cultivar B73 chromosome 7, Zm-B73-REFERENCE-NAM-5.0, whole genome shotgun sequence, the following proteins share a genomic window:
- the LOC103633158 gene encoding uncharacterized protein isoform X3 encodes MEGLRIGAPIVQVYHEKSFILPDVSRVLACLYEKDVKFETHTASYRSLLRLQASSHAPVPFYDGPTFLEESREICRYIAEKYENQGYSFLLGKDALERASVEQWLHNEEHAFNPPSRALFCHLAFPLGEEDDDIDVHTRKLEEVLEVYEQRLSDSEFLVGNKFTLADLVHLPNSHYIKASNKFLYLYDSRKNVRRWWDAISDRSSWKEVLRYMKNVEEKNKQEELKKQQQQQEEAPSTDPIRVDSRKQSRTEPRTILVPPADNESSASIVPRTKKPLPGDHLVSTQQGKSRKNVHQYPSQDSELATSHSVPQEPMSMELVQERERTTRRPYTDQSQDVFKEAKVAKSTPSSAKPMYPQQPAPTSGHGEVEDTWDKGVKGRETVPDRQQMLQKWAGTAREQVSDRWKASPPSRQAAAEDVRGATGDTTQSADVLDTSKKSRGAYEEAKGPGSVKEEKTSSIYKKKPLVAQDSQEQAQTIPAGEKTDSSIQKHQQASDAPNTFVEKLNASEPARVKTHSDFSAEQPYRKDTTDDQKVIPPLSTRELTSQVQPPSKPSYDEKPTPMSQQKSDKQRVEPPIQIEAEISGVQHASPSFPRASMDDRATIGDKFAMQSIIDERVGEPTQMQTSSPDAHPASLPTKRETPEGHEIGDLGLASTPGGQISEAKKVGDDPDTVHGDVYYVNLSTQDVGKDAFKEPTVTDSLPSSAQPIQKSAITPSRQTQVEEARDKSMQSRETIPEQHKMVERKTGTPGEQLSERQKEIRPSRQSAAEDAPISDAIQPPDILDTPKKSRATFEEYIGPGSTLPKAQILDAQDSQVTKGESTVPTTDQRKDWKYEKDDETIVTEEKSLSTERSREMFQESASTAPKTHLTDSGGSNALEKTSSVYHKGPLVAQDSQEEAQVIPADEKVDGSASEHHESSGTPYSYNEKLSASAPARGDIHDGHSAEEQHKNYTADDQKVAPSLSNKEPASQVQPASEPLQRAVPDGDLPSKSFTIDQWQRMAASLHGVIMDSADDEAAISLNNDQKSRPMNQEAAPSSQSVNQMAKQSGEQRVEPPVPIVVEASDVRRAAPSLPEAARTDVATISDKFTEQSNIDERVGKPKQMQAPITSAHPASKGTLRRTPDSHEAGELLSTYEGQRLEAAKASQDPATIHEDVYDASLSTNDVAVDKKTATDHAIGDEVVTRSLHDQQTPRPASTQAQPTAEAPQDSDSFQYVRTGDVGKTELAKPTVTDQEATAPAAGPTSVDPQRANIIPAGVAHSEQKSTPPDKGSARVAQPPTPVEPIKEDGNVSAANYTNELQMSFQQQARSSAPTTIGIPASDTQSVIGKIQVVTPDKHGTDDSGKPFDLNQGHVSHASQAILGQEELTSPQGARVFPTSDTQQNFAASDEKSDKASKSFDSAEPREEDTDAATADQTTVPPTDVTRQVTISTPDASDSVSRDQESSPDDSQTRNLGSPLIASQEEASRAGGEGSTPEVHSTIVDEKKTLPSSQAQSSSTGPDSIQIGGDARLSDAGVPATSSIEKQEAEPPAETQAPTSKGLQDSGSIESPRQALTDQTVAPAMNSVAPSDSPEGPNSSRSVQTPYQQAITKGDTVVTAADQAENMQTITYQQAITPVPYTAKPSFPGAQDASRQETIPDEGPMENYSPKPGAQTQPPAATLDVSPYASSKVKSTGQGAKPPTGHQASSPETQLGSSQPGEDAPAVQKIAASDEKSATASKPFDSAEPREEDTDAATADQMTVPPTNVTRQVTSSTPDVGDTLSRDKESSPDDDQIRNLGSPLIASQEEASRAGGEGSTPKVHSAIVDEERTLPSRHDAQTSSTETDSTQIDGDARLSGVGMPATSSMEKQEAEPPTETQEPTSKGLQDSRNIESPRQASTYKTVTPAMNSAAPSDALEGTEPGPNSSRSVQTPLSTGPTKGDTVVSAADQAKDMHTIPYQQDITPSSNTGKPPFQGAQDASRQEIIPDDGPVGNYSPKPGAQTQPPAAILDVSPYALSKAKSTGQGAKTPTGHQASSPGTQLGSSQTQGKDTPEEQNIAASDENSANTSKSFDSAEPRGEDIDAATADQTTVPPANVTRQVISSTPDASKTLVRDLESSRDNGQIRNLGSPLIASQEAASRAGHTSDDGSTPEVHSTIVDEKKTLPSSQEKSSSTGPNSTQIGGDARVLATSSIEKQEAEPPAGTQAPASKGLQDSGNIKSPRQALTDQIVTPAKNSAAPSDALEGPNSSRSVQTPLSTGPTKGDTVVTAADEAKDMETITYQQAITPVSDTAKPPFPGAQDASRHGSVPDDEPVGNYSPKQTQPPAEILDVSPYSLSKAKSTGQGAKTPTGHQASSPETQLGSSQTQGEAAPAEQKFAASDEKSAKASKSFDSAEPREDTDAATTDQTIVPPTNVTQVTSSTPDASDTLSRVQESSPHDGQIRNLGNPLIASQEEASRAGGEGSLEVHSNIVDEKKTLPSSQAQSSSTGSDSTQMGGDAGLSDAGVPATSSIEKQEAEPPARTQAPTSKGLQDIGNIESQGQALTDQTVAPKMNSAAASDAPEGTELGPNSSRSVQTPFSTEPAEGETNSTNEESKSQQKVGQFGTQSFKDNNKEADGTVRSNISRSTEELQEPPSRPKGESSEEPENQQLADQAIVKPLEGNEQQAEQTKPHETAIAEDSENTNLKNNRISQVETLDSSGKQASVFQQLGKNTKDALNSTEDAPGDGKAVSKSEHSSRSEESKVQLQSEDKARVPGTDAPSLETGHPSNGGLQANSYQDNSSQSQEEASNKSVEQSSGIRNKDNDSSRLDDSTGSTKTES; translated from the exons ATGGAAGGGCTTCGTATTGGAGCACCAATTGTGCAGGTTTATCATGAGAAATCGTTTATCTTACCTGATGTTTCAAGGGTGCTTGCTTGCCTTTATGAGAAGGATGTCAAGTTTGAGACTCACACAGCCTCATACAGGAGCCTACTCAGATTGCAG GCATCATCTCATGCTCCAGTTCCATTCTATGATGGCCCTACTTTTCTAGAAG AATCCAGAGAAATCTGCCGTTATATAGCAGAAAAGTATGAAAATCAAGGATATTCATTCCTCCTTGGAAAGGATGCCCTTGAGAGGGCTTCAGTTGAACAATGGCTCCACAACGAGGAGCATGCTTTCAACCCTCCGAGCCGGGCCTTGTTCTGTCATTTGGCCTTTCCCTTGGGTGAAGAAGATGATGATATTGATGTTcatacaaggaagctagaagaggtTCTGGAAGTTTATGAGCAAAGGCTCAGTGACAGCGAATTCCTTGTTGGAAACAAGTTCACTCTTGCCGACCTTGTTCACCTGCCAAATTCCCACTATATCAAAGCATCTAACAAGTTTCTTTACCTTTATGATTCGAGGAAAAATGTAAGGAGGTGGTGGGATGCTATTTCTGACCGGAGTTCTTGGAAGGAAGTGCTGAGGTATATGAAGAACGTGGAGGAGaagaacaaacaagaagaactcaagaagcagcagcagcagcaggaagagGCTCCTTCCACCGACCCAATTCGGGTAGACTCGAGAAAGCAGAGCAGAACAGAGCCTCGGACAATATTGGTTCCTCCTGCTGATAATGAGTCATCAGCTTCCATAGTTCCTCGAACAAAGAAGCCTCTTCCTGGTGATCACTTAGTGTCTACTCAACAAGGAAAATCAAGAAAAAATGTGCATCAGTACCCATCACAAGATTCAGAACTGGCAACCTCACATTCTGTTCCTCAAGAACCAATGAGCATGGAATTGGTTCAAGAACGAGAAAGGACGACTCGAAGACCCTACACTGATCAGAGTCAAGATGTCTTCAAAGAGGCAAAGGTTGCTAAGTCTACACCATCTAGTGCAAAACCTATGTACCCTCAACAACCTGCTCCTACTTCAGGGCATGGAGAAGTGGAAGATACTTGGGACAAAGGGGTGAAAGGTAGAGAAACTGTTCCTGACCGACAACAAATGTTGCAAAAATGGGCAGGTACAGCCAGAGAGCAAGTTTCTGATCGTTGGAAAGCAAGTCCTCCATCAAGACAGGCTGCAGCTGAAGATGTTCGTGGTGCCACTGGTGATACAACACAGTCTGCAGATGTTCTTGACACTTCCAAGAAATCTAGAGGTGCCTATGAAGAAGCTAAAGGCCCTGGCTCTGTTAAGGAGGAGAAGACATCCTCTATTTACAAGAAGAAGCCTCTGGTGGCACAAGACAGTCAGGAGCAAGCTCAAACTATCCCAGCTGGTGAGAAAACAGATAGTTCTATACAAAAGCATCAACAAGCTTCGGATGCCCCAAATACTtttgttgagaaattaaatgcttCAGAACCAGCAAGAGTAAAAACTCACAGTGACTTCAGTGCTGAACAGCCATATAGAAAAGACACCACTGATGACCAGAAAGTGATACCACCTCTTTCGACTAGAGAACTAACTTCCCAAGTCCAACCTCCCTCTAAACCATCGTATGATGAGAAGCCAACACCAATGAGTCAGCAAAAATCTGataagcaaagagtggaacctccAATACAAATAGAAGCAGAAATATCTGGTGTTCAACATGCTTCACCATCATTTCCAAGAGCTTCCATGGATGATCGTGCCACTATCGGTGATAAGTTTGCCATGCAGTCAATTATTGATGAAAGAGTTGGAGAACCAACACAAATGCAAACATCAAGTCCAGATGCTCATCCTGCTTCATTACCTACTAAGAGAGAAACTCCTGAAGGTCATGAAATTGGTGATTTAGGGCTTGCCAGTACACCTGGTGGCCAAATATCAGAAGCAAAAAAAGTGGGAGATGACCCAGACACAGTCCATGGAGATGTTTATTATGTCAATTTGTCAACTCAAGATGTGGGCAAGGATGCCTTCAAAGAACCAACGGTCACTGACTCTTTACCATCTAGTGCCCAACCGATTCAGAAATCTGCTATTACTCCATCAAGGCAAACACAAGTTGAAGAAGCTAGGGATAAAAGCATGCAAAGTAGAGAAACTATTCCTGAACAACACAAAATGGTGGAAAGGAAGACAGGTACACCTGGAGAGCAATTATCAGAACGCCAGAAGGAGATTCGTCCATCAAGACAGTCAGCAGCTGAGGATGCTCCAATAAGTGATGCAATACAGCCTCCAGACATCCTTGACACTCCCAAGAAATCTAGAGCCACCTTTGAAGAATATATAGGTCCTGGATCTACATTGCCCAAAGCACAAATTTTGGATGCTCAAGATTCTCAGGTCACCAAAGGAGAATCTACAGTGCCAACTACTGACCAAAGGAAGGACTGGAAATATGAAAAAGATGATGAAACCATCGTGACTGAAGAAAAGTCACTATCAACAGAGCGATCTAGGGAGATGTTCCAGGAAAGTGCATCTACTGCACCTAAGACACATCTTACCGATTCTGGGGGCTCTAATGCACTGGAAAAAACATCCTCTGTTTATCATAAGGGTCCTCTGGTTGCCCAAGACAGCCAGGAGGAAGCTCAAGTCATCCCAGCTGATGAGAAAGTAGATGGTTCTGCATCAGAGCATCATGAATCCTCTGGTACTCCATACAGTTACAATGAAAAATTAAGTGCTTCAGCACCAGCCAGAGGAGATATTCATGATGGTCACAGTGCAGAAGAGCAACATAAAAATTACACTGCCGATGATCAGAAAGTGGCTCCATCTCTATCAAACAAAGAACCAGCATCCCAAGTGCAACCTGCCTCTGAACCATTACAAAGAGCAGTTCCTGATGGGGATTTGCCTAGCAAATCATTCACCATTGATCAATGGCAACGCATGGCTGCTTCATTACATGGTGTAATTATGGATTCTGCTGATGATGAGGCAGCCATATCTCTTAACAATGATCAAAAGTCAAGACCCATGAATCAAGAAGCAGCTCCAAGTTCACAGAGTGTCAATCAGATGGCCAAACAATCTGGTGAGCAAAGGGTCGAACCACCTGTACCAATTGTTGTAGAAGCATCTGATGTTAGACGTGCTGCACCATCACTCCCAGAAGCTGCCAGAACTGATGTTGCCACTATCAGTGATAAATTTACTGAGCAGTCCAACATTGATGAAAGGGTGGGGAAACCAAAACAAATGCAAGCACCAATTACATCTGCTCATCCTGCTTCAAAAGGTACCTTGAGAAGAACTCCTGATAGTCATGAAGCTGGTGAGCTTCTCAGCACATATGAGGGTCAAAGATTAGAGGCTGCAAAAGCTTCACAAGATCCTGCCACAATCCACGAAGATGTTTATGATGCCAGTTTGTCAACTAATGATGTGGCTGTTGATAAAAAGACAGCAACAGATCATGCTATTGGTGATGAGGTTGTCACAAGATCTTTACATGATCAGCAGACACCGCGACCTGCATCAACTCAAGCACAGCCAACTGCTGAGGCTCCACAAGACTCTGATTCATTCCAATATGTACGTACTGGTGACGTGGGAAAAACTGAATTGGCAAAACCAACTGTAACTGATCAAGAAGCAACAGCGCCTGCAGCTGGCCCAACATCAGTCGATCCCCAACGTGCTAACATCATACCAGCTGGAGTTGCCCATTCTGAACAGAAATCCACTCCACCAG ATAAAGGATCAGCTCGTGTTGCACAACCTCCTACCCCTGTTGAACCAATAAAGGAAGACGGTAATGTTTCTGCAGCTAATTATACTAATGAGCTGCAAATGAGTTTTCAGCAACAGGCCAGATCATCTGCACCAACCACAATAGGAATTCCAGCCTCAGATACCCAGAGTGTTATAGGGAAAATCCAGGTGGTAACTCCGGATAAACATGGCACTGATGACTCAGGAAAACCATTTGATCTAAATCAAGGACATGTTTCACACGCATCACAAGCAATCCTTGGTCAAGAAGAACTGACATCTCCACAAGGCGCAAGAGTTTTTCCAACGTCAGATACCCAACAAAATTTTGCTGCATCAG ATGAAAAATCTGATAAGGCCTCAAAATCATTTGACTCTGCTGAACCAAGGGAAGAAGATACAGATGCTGCCACTGCTGACCAAACGACTGTACCACCGACAGATGTTACTCGTCAGGTCACAATCTCGACACCAGATGCTAGTGACAGTGTATCAAGGGATCAGGAATCCTCTCCTGACGATAGTCAGACCAGAAATTTGGGGAGCCCACTTATTGCTAGTCAAGAAGAAGCCTCTCGTGCCGGAGGTGAAGGATCTACTCCTGAAGTGCATAGTACCATTGTAGATGAGAAGAAGACACTTCCATCTAGCCAAGCACAATCTTCAAGCACTGGGCCTGATTCAATACAAATTGGTGGTGATGCTCGTCTTAGTGATGCTGGTGTGCCAGCCACAAGCTCTATAGAGAAGCAAGAGGCAGAACCTCCTGCAGAAACACAAGCACCAACTTCTAAGGGTCTACAAGACTCTGGAAGTATCGAGTCACCAAGACAAGCCTTAACTGATCAAACCGTGGCACCTGCGATGAACTCAGTGGCACCATCCGATTCTCCAGAAG GTCCAAATTCTTCTCGATCTGTACAGACCCCTTATCAACAAGCCATTACAAAAGGAGACACTGTTGTTACTGCAGCTGATCAAGCCGAGAACATGCAAACAATAACTTATCAACAAGCCATTACACCTGTTCCATACACAGCTAAACCTTCATTCCCAGGTGCTCAGGATGCATCAAGGCAGGAAACTATTCCTGATGAGGGGCCAATGGAAAATTATTCTCCTAAACCTGGAGCACAGACACAGCCACCTGCAGCAACTCTAGATGTATCACCCTATGCCTCGAGCAAGGTTAAATCAACTGGGCAAGGAGCCAAGCCACCAACAGGGCACCAAGCATCTTCTCCAGAAACTCAGCTTGGTTCCTCACAACCAGGCGAAGATGCCCCAGCAGTACAAAAAATTGCTGCATCAG ATGAAAAATCTGCCACGGCCTCAAAACCATTTGACTCTGCTGAACCAAGGGAAGAAGATACTGATGCTGCCACTGCTGACCAAATGACTGTACCACCGACAAATGTTACTCGTCAGGTCACAAGCTCAACACCAGATGTTGGTGACACTTTATCAAGAGATAAGGAATCATCTCCTGATGATGATCAGATCAGAAATTTGGGGAGCCCACTTATTGCTAGCCAAGAAGAAGCCTCTCGTGCTGGAGGTGAAGGATCTACTCCTAAGGTGCATAGTGCCATTGTAGATGAAGAGAGAACACTTCCATCTAGGCATGATGCACAAACTTCAAGCACTGAGACTGATTCAACACAAATTGATGGTGATGCTCGTCTTAGTGGTGTTGGTATGCCAGCCACAAGCTCTATGGAGAAACAAGAGGCAGAACCTCCTACAGAAACACAAGAGCCAACTTCTAAGGGTCTACAAGACTCTAGAAATATTGAGTCACCAAGACAAGCCTCAACTTATAAAACCGTGACACCTGCGATGAACTCAGCAGCACCATCCGATGCTCTAGAAGGTACTGAACCAG GTCCAAATTCTTCTCGATCTGTACAGACCCCTTTATCTACTGGACCAACAAAAGGAGACACTGTTGTTAGTGCTGCTGATCAAGCTAAGGACATGCACACGATACCTTATCAACAAGACATTACACCTAGTTCAAACACAGGTAAACCTCCATTCCAAGGTGCTCAGGATGCATCAAGGCAGGAAATTATTCCTGATGATGGGCCAGTGGGAAATTATTCTCCTAAACCTGGAGCACAGACACAGCCGCCTGCAGCAATTCTAGATGTATCACCATATGCCTTGAGCAAGGCTAAATCAACTGGGCAAGGAGCCAAGACACCAACAGGGCACCAAGCATCTTCTCCGGGAACTCAGCTTGGTTCCTCACAAACACAAGGCAAGGATACCCCAGAAGAACAAAATATTGCTGCATCAG ATGAAAATTCTGCCAACACCTCAAAATCATTTGACTCTGCTGAACCAAGGGGGGAAGATATTGATGCTGCTACTGCTGATCAAACAACTGTACCACCGGCAAATGTTACTCGTCAGGTCATAAGCTCAACACCAGATGCTAGTAAAACTTTAGTAAGAGATTTGGAATCCTCTCGTGATAATGGCCAAATCAGAAATTTGGGAAGCCCACTTATTGCTAGCCAAGAAGCAGCCTCCCGTGCTGGGCATACTTCTGATGATGGATCTACTCCTGAAGTGCATAGTACCATTGTAGATGAGAAGAAGACACTTCCATCTAGCCAAGAAAAATCTTCAAGCACTGGGCCTAATTCAACACAAATTGGTGGTGATGCTCGTGTGCTAGCCACAAGCTCTATAGAGAAGCAAGAGGCAGAACCTCCTGCAGGAACACAAGCACCAGCTTCTAAGGGTCTACAAGACTCTGGAAATATCAAGTCACCAAGACAAGCCTTAACTGATCAAATCGTGACACCTGCGAAGAACTCAGCGGCACCATCTGATGCTCTAGAAG GTCCAAATTCTTCTCGATCCGTACAGACCCCTTTATCTACTGGACCAACAAAAGGAGACACTGTTGTTACTGCTGCTGACGAAGCTAAGGACATGGAAACAATAACTTACCAACAAGCCATTACACCTGTTTCCGACACAGCTAAACCTCCATTCCCAGGTGCTCAGGATGCTTCAAGGCATGGAAGTGTTCCTGATGATGAGCCAGTGGGAAATTATTCTCCTAAACAGACACAGCCACCTGCAGAAATTCTAGATGTATCACCGTATTCCTTGAGCAAGGCTAAATCAACTGGCCAAGGAGCCAAGACACCAACAGGGCACCAAGCATCTTCTCCGGAAACTCAGCTTGGTTCCTCACAAACACAAGGCGAAGCTGCCCCAGcagaacaaaaatttgctgcatcAG ATGAAAAATCCGCCAAGGCCTCAAAATCATTTGACTCTGCTGAACCAAGGGAAGATACAGATGCTGCCACTACTGACCAAACGATTGTACCACCGACAAATGTTACTCAGGTCACAAGCTCAACACCAGATGCTAGTGATACTTTATCAAGAGTTCAGGAATCCTCTCCTCACGATGGTCAGATCAGAAATTTGGGGAACCCACTTATTGCTAGTCAAGAAGAAGCCTCTCGAGCGGGAGGTGAAGGATCTCTTGAAGTGCATAGTAACATTGTAGATGAGAAGAAGACACTTCCATCTAGCCAAGCACAATCTTCAAGCACCGGATCTGATTCAACACAGATGGGTGGTGATGCTGGTCTTAGTGATGCTGGTGTGCCAGCCACAAGCTCTATAGAGAAGCAAGAGGCAGAACCTCCTGCAAGAACACAAGCACCAACTTCGAAGGGTCTACAAGACATTGGAAATATTGAGTCACAAGGACAAGCCTTAACTGATCAAACCGTGGCACCTAAGATGAACTCAGCAGCAGCATCTGATGCTCCAGAAGGTACTGAACTAG GTCCAAATTCTTCTCGATCCGTACAAACTCCTTTTTCTACTGAGCCAGCAGAAGGAGAAACAAATTCAACCAATGAAGAATCCAAGTCGCAACAGAAAGTTGGCCAGTTTGGTACTCAATCATTTAAAGATAACAACAAAGAAGCTGATGGAACAGTAAGGTCTAATATATCGAGATCAACTGAGGAACTCCAAGAACCACCTTCGAGGCCTAAGGGAGAATCAAGTGAAGAACCAGAGAACCAACAACTGGCTGACCAAGCTATTGTTAAACCACTAGAGGGTAATGAGCAGCAAGCTGAACAGACAAAACCACATGAGACTGCAATTGCTGAGGATTCGGAAAATACCAATCTGAAGAACAACAGAATATCACAAGTGGAAACTTTAGATTCATCAGGAAAGCAAGCCTCAGTATTTCAGCAGCTAGGAAAGAACACAAAAGATGCCCTCAACTCAACTGAGGATGCACCAGGTGATGGAAAAGCAGTTAGTAAATCCGAGCACAGCTCGAGATCTGAAGAATCCAAGGTGCAGCTACAGTCTGAAGACAAGGCACGAGTTCCTGGAACTGATGCACCAAGCTTAGAAACTGGGCATCCTAGCAACGGAGGCCTTCAAGCAAATAGCTATCAGGATAACAGTAGCCAATCTCAGGAAGAAGCTTCAAACAAATCTGTCGAGCAATCTTCTGGTATTCGGAACAAAGACAATGACTCCAGCAGATTGGATGACTCGACCGGCTCCACCAAGACCGAGAGTTGA